A region of the Dysgonomonas mossii genome:
AAAGGCTTATTATACGGAATGGGCGGTTGGGCCCAACTTTTCTTTTTTATTTTCTTAGCTTTCTCAGGGCTAATATTTACAACTTTAATAATTTCTCTTAGTGGACACTTGGACGAATTGAACCAATCTGTAAAGATTACAAGGATGGCATTGACTGTCCAGGCTTCATTTTTCTTTATTATACCTTCGCTGGTATTTGCTTTTTTGTCACAGAGCAATACTAAAGAATATCTGAAAATAGATGAATCTTACAATGTTACTTTTCTACTATTAGGAGTTTGTTTAATAGTCGTAATACAGCCTCTTATCAATTTTATTGGATACTATAATCAGCAGATCGTATTACCCGAATCGATGTCTGCTATTCAGACTTGGATGAAAGAGAATGAGCTGGCGGCAGAAAAAACGACAGGTCTTTTATTCCTCGATAAATCAATGGCCGGGCTTATCCTAAATTTATTAATTATTGCAGTGGTTGCCGGGCTCGGTGAAGAGCTCTTTTTTAGAGGGTGTTTGCAGCAAATCATACAAAAAATAGTAAAGAATCAACATTTTGCCGTTTGGATAGCTGCGATCGTTTTTAGTGCAATGCATTTTCAGTTTTATGGATTTATACCTCGTGTATTACTCGGAGCTGTTCTCGGCTATATGTTTGTTTGGTCAGGGACAATCTGGGTTCCGGTTGTGGTACATACTGTAAATAATGTAATAGGAGTTGTACTCGCATTTGTATATTATGGAACACCTCAATACGAAGATTTGAGTGTTTACTCTTTGGAGAAAAATATGTGGATTACGATACTTAGCCTTATTTTTACTGTTATCCTTATAATATTTATGTACAAGAAGCGATATAAGACACCTGAAAATGCGGAATTACGTTAAGTTTTAGTGACAAATAGTTATATTTGCATCTTTATATTTATATAGTGCTATGAATGTAACAGAAGGAAAAGACGGATATGGATTTATGATTGATTGGATAATTCGCATTGGCGATTTACTTCTTATCAACATATTTTTTTTAACAGCATTTTATATCTACCATGAGCCGATACATATGACGACTGTGTATTCCGAAGAGTTCATGATAGCATTTTTGCTTATAAACCTATGCTATTTTTTTGTAGCTTCCTTTGTAAATGTTCAGATTGCAACCAATGTTATATATTTAGATAATATCGCGCAGAAATCTACTATATTTATTGCGCTATATGCATTCTTGGTTACTACCGGATTTTCTGTATTCAACGTAGTTGCTATCCCTGTTATACCATGGATTATCGGCTTCTTTATCCTTGCTACATCGTTTATTATTTGGCATATTATTTTCAGAATAGCCCTAAAATATTATCGTAGAAAAGGTTACAATTATAGGCAGGTTGTTATAATCGGAGGTGGTACGAATGGGATAAAAATACATGAATCACTATTGTTCAGTGACTTTGGATATAAAGTAATGGGTTTCTTTGACGATAACCCGGATAAGAAAGATGTATTGCCAAATTATTTAGGAAAGGTGTCTGAAGTTAGAGCATATGTTCAGCAGGTGAAGATTGATGAAATCTTCTGTACCTTACCTAATAACAAGGAAGAGACGATAGTGGATCTAATTACTTATTCTGAAAAGAATATGATTCGTTTCCATTTAGTTCCTGAGTTTCATAAATATATAAAGCGGCGTTTTGCTCT
Encoded here:
- a CDS encoding CPBP family intramembrane glutamic endopeptidase: MEQNNKGLLYGMGGWAQLFFFIFLAFSGLIFTTLIISLSGHLDELNQSVKITRMALTVQASFFFIIPSLVFAFLSQSNTKEYLKIDESYNVTFLLLGVCLIVVIQPLINFIGYYNQQIVLPESMSAIQTWMKENELAAEKTTGLLFLDKSMAGLILNLLIIAVVAGLGEELFFRGCLQQIIQKIVKNQHFAVWIAAIVFSAMHFQFYGFIPRVLLGAVLGYMFVWSGTIWVPVVVHTVNNVIGVVLAFVYYGTPQYEDLSVYSLEKNMWITILSLIFTVILIIFMYKKRYKTPENAELR
- a CDS encoding undecaprenyl-phosphate glucose phosphotransferase codes for the protein MNVTEGKDGYGFMIDWIIRIGDLLLINIFFLTAFYIYHEPIHMTTVYSEEFMIAFLLINLCYFFVASFVNVQIATNVIYLDNIAQKSTIFIALYAFLVTTGFSVFNVVAIPVIPWIIGFFILATSFIIWHIIFRIALKYYRRKGYNYRQVVIIGGGTNGIKIHESLLFSDFGYKVMGFFDDNPDKKDVLPNYLGKVSEVRAYVQQVKIDEIFCTLPNNKEETIVDLITYSEKNMIRFHLVPEFHKYIKRRFALTFLESTPILSLRNEPLQHFSNRLVKRSFDLILSVFVLLTIFPIVYIIFGTIIKATSKGPVFFKQKRTGKGGRVFNCYKFRSMRPNKEADKLQATSGDPRVTKIGAFMRKTSIDEFPQFINVLKNDMSVVGPRPHMLKHTELYSSIIDKFMVRHLVKPGITGWAQVTGYRGETRTVEEMEGRIVRDVWYLENWTFFLDLKIIYLTIANVFKGDQNAF